The Zingiber officinale cultivar Zhangliang unplaced genomic scaffold, Zo_v1.1 ctg129, whole genome shotgun sequence DNA segment CCTAAACTTGAATAAAATCATTAAAGAGGTgtccatttatttatttttaaaaaaaaataacgctCATTTAATATTTCTCTTAATTTTGTATGTATAACATATAATAATTAAACAGAGTAATTAATCATCAAACTTACTCTAATTAATCATTAACCATTTTTCCTCTCCTAACAATTAACAAACACCCCCTTCCAGTTTTCGCCACCTACAATTTAGCAGTCGCAGGACGACAACTCCTCCTTCCACTACTAATCAAAATGCTCTGCTCCATTTCCCGTTCCACTTCCACCGCCGACGCAAATTCCAATTCCACCTCCGATTGGCTCCAACGCCTCCACAGCTCTCGCGGCCTCTCCGTCCCCCTCCATTACCACCTCGATCACTTCCTCTCCTCTGATCTCAACCCCGATCCCCCTACTAACACCAACCCTAATCCTAACCTTCCTGCAATCCTGCCCCCGGAGGCCCTTGGCCTGCCTCCCACCGACAGTCCTCTCCCCCGAAAGAAGCACCCGCTTCCCTCTCTCGGAGCCGGACTCGATGAGAGCCAGAAGATCTTCGATCTCGTCGGCGGCGTCCTCGCGGAGCTCTTTGTCATGGAAGGACCGGCCGCGACCAAAACCAAGAAGATCGCCCGGAAGCAGTCCCACCCTAGGGTTTGTATTCCCTCCGTTTCCGCTAGCATCGACGGCTGCCGTGATCCCCCCGCGACCTCCCCTCCCTCCAGCGCGGACAACAGCGTGGCCGAGGCCAAGAATAACCGGACGAAAATGCGCAGAAAGCGGGGCACCGCTAGGGGCTCGACGGACTTGGACTTGTCGGCGTGCTCGAGGACCGATGTAACCGTCATTGATACTAGTCATCCGGGTTGGAAGTCGGAGAAGGTCATCTTTAGGAACGGAATTATGTGGAAGGTCCGGGATAAGAAAGTTTGGAATTTGAACAGGAAGAAGAGAAGGTTGGGTCTTGTGGGGCGATCAGGCAACGAGAAAGAGAAAGAGCAACCTCCTTCTGGACCAAAAATTGTGCCGGCCGAGCTTTCGGTATCACTCCAAGTAAGATaacctaaatttcttttttattcccatttcttcttcttgatggGTCAACAATATTAGATCAAGGTGTTCTTTGTGGTTTAATTCCTCCAACGGTAGTAGCTATCTCAATGTTCCAAATGTATGTGTCCAAGTGTCCAAGTCGTTCCTGGTATCACCTCTAAGATTATAGATATTGGGACACAGTCTTGGGATGAATAGTCCGTATGAGTGGATTACTATTCGTCAGTTTGAATTTCAGTACTAGACTAACTAAATTTCTGATTATGAAGAGTCAATGCAGCCATGATTCAAGACAAGCAAAATGTTGCATTCTTAGCTATTATTGTATTCTTTGGTGCAATACAATGTCACATAATGATCTCCTCATACATTAATTGCTTCCGGAAATTTGTAATGTTATGATACAAGAACATTTGTTGTGGATTACCATCCTCAGTGCTATATTTTTAGGACATTTTTACTTTATGATAAAATAATGGCAGAACCTTATGTATTGTATTGAGACAGCAAAACCATGATTgtgaaattagttttaaaaataagggAATAGTGATCAAACTTTTTTACTTTTCTTCCAAGAAATATAGGAAAAATTGAAAaggataaataatataaaaattagtACCTACAAACTATACATTAGTCTGTCATATTTTTATGACAAAATCATTCAGCAACCCTTTACCTTTCTTGTGTATTGAAACAACTTCTAGTGTTTATCTCAACTATGTGTCGATAAAGGTGCTATTAATCCTCATTGATAGAGAACCTAAATTTTTGTTTATATGTCAGTTCggcatatatttaaaaatttagatatatCCTTTTTGAGTGAATTTTGCTCCACCTACAATGTTTCTTATACACATAGTAGTCTGCACCAAATATTTTAGTTAATGTAACCATTAAAATCTTGTGATTGTGGTGTGCCTTTCTCTTATCATCAAGTGCAAAACAACTCGCTTCTGTTGTACCATATCTGTGTTAGTGTAATAGGTTTTTTTCAGTATAAAAATTCTCCCTATTTTTTTCATGTGGTGTATATAGACCATAAAAAGTGTGTTCCATCACTCCCTGCAACAGCTAGCATTCTTATAGAACAAACTACTGACAATTCCGTATTGATAGTAAGACTAAACACAGCCATCTCTTTTTGATGCATGGATCTGCAACCAAACTAGATTAACTATAAGCACCTGAAGGGAGAAATTTTTATCTTATCTATGTTGATAACACCATAGAGTAAACAAAATGTATACTATCCAACATCTTCCATGTGAACCGTAAACTAGGAACTTGGTATTTTAAGTATTTTATGTCGGCATAAAGTTCTTTTCCTTGCATGGACTTGGCTTGCTTTCTTGCTCTCTCTTCATCTATTTCCTATATGCTTCTTCTTAACCGATTGTTAGTTTGGGTAGCATACTTTTAAACTTGCATTTTTTGCTTGGTGGAGGCTTTAAGAAGCCAATCTGCCAATGTAAAAGTCAAACAAGTTAGTATACTATTTTATCTTTCTCTGAGTATTTTAAATATGATGAACATAAATTCACTTCTGATTCATTATTACAAATACATATGCCAAATCCTGACCAGTCAAATGTATGGTTTGCTTGTCTACCAGACTTAAAAATGGATAAGCATAGTTAAGATCAACAGAAGGTCCAACTGGACTTTCATTATTAACTGTAGATTCTAAATCATGCTGATATGTTGGATCAAGAATATAAGCCTGTTAAGCTGGACACCTAGTGCtaacttacaaaaaaaaaaaaaaaaaaagagaataaaaGAATATAAGCCTGTTTGGAGGCGACTTGAGATCATGTATCAATTCTCGGAAGATGGAAGAGGGAAGTTGTTAGGTGATTTATGCTTCCACGGTACTTCAGATAGGATACCACTGTAACATATAAAATTGGATGCAATTTAAGAATATTCTATAGTTATCTTTTGTAACAAGTTTCTATTATCATCACCATCATTAGGCTATGATTGTCCCAACTATTTGGAGTTGACCTGATGGATCTTATCCCtccattaaattttatataaagacTATAACACCATTAATAATTGAACGACGAGCTAACCATATCCTAACGTGGTTAAGACTCTTGCTCATAGAGTTTACATGATATTGATGGTGTTTGTCAAGGTTCATTGCAACTTTCAACTTTTTATATTTGGACATTGGACTTACATTGGAGGTTTTATGGCGGAACATGATCATCAAAGTTTTTTCATGTGGGCTTGAGTTTGATATTGACGAGTTTATGACTTATGAGGTTTGTGCCTTCTCTACTGGGAACTTCCTACAAGGATGGTAACCTTATAAATGTATCTTATTAAATCATCAAAGTCATTGCTTAGGGGAGAAAAGAGCTAATGTGTTATATGGAGTGCATATATGACCAGCTGAGCATGTGCAAGTTTATTAAAACATATAACATCGATGATGACTAGTATTAGTCAGTGAAAGAGACTAGGGAGTACTACAATATCTCTTCAGGATCCCAAATCCTATAAACTTGGTCTAACTCCTGCAGAGGACTTATAATAATTTGATCCATAGGACATAGGGGCGGACTCCCTATAACATCTTTTTCGATTAGAATCAATTACATTTATTATGTCAGTTAATGTTATCTTACTTATTGCCCCAGTGCAGATTGCCTTTTTTAGTTTTCTAAACATTTAAGGATTGAGTGGCGAATTAGcagatgattttttttaatggacGGTTGATCTAAGAACGTTGAACGGGTTGTTCGTGCTTTTGGATTTATCCTAGTGATGAATGAGAACTTTTTGTGAGACCGAACCTGTCATTTCtaagattatttaaaaaaaaaaatactacttctctttcttttggtagataaaaaattgttttttaaaaaatgtaaaatccatCATAAGCCTTGGGCAATGCTAGTGTATGCATGCACTCTTTCGTTTCATGACACAATGAATGTTGATTACATTTGCAGGGCCAGGCATGTCAGGGTGATATCTAGTTGGCTATCGTACTGCTAATTGCAAATGCACAATGGATGGTTCAGTATTTTGCCCATTCCATGTTATAGTCAACAAAAGTTGTAAACTGAGATAATACTATGGCTCTGGCTGGTCAAATTTCCCTATCTAAAGCCATGTTCGATAATTGCATATTATATTTTAGCTTTGCCCCCTGACTACTGTGCAGCAGTAGGGCTTCTATGTAGTGACATTTTCCTCTCGTAATGATAAACATGGGATGTTAGATTGTTGGTCGTCCCCAAATACTTCCAGATTTATTTTGATGAGCCGAAttggtaaaaaataaataaaatatattttagctTTTGCAGTTCTGCTTCCGGTTACATTCTCGATGCTGATTTTTGTGGCTCAAATCCAGGATCAAATTCTAGAGAGTCCGGTTCTATTAGAATTTGGTATATCATTGGCCACTCTTTATTAATTGATTGGAAATTAAGTTTGGGCAAGATCCAACGACTAAAAAAGggtttctctttaaaaaatatatgGAAGATTCCTTCGCAACATTTGATTTGTTTTTGTTGCAAGTTTCATCAGATGTGAGCCTAAGTCTACACTAAAAGTTGGCCTTCACTTTAATTGTTTTATATCTCAGTGTTCCATAGATAAATGTTGACATAGACATGTCTCTAGATGTCATTGGACAAGGTTTCAAATGTATGTTATTTTGGCGTTGTACATCCTAGTGAAAAGTAGTTTTGTTGGAGATTAATTTTCTGTAATTAGTTAGATGAACAGAATATATTATTCGTTAACGGAAAGTCATTAGATAGGAAGAAGCTTTAACTTTAAAGATATTACACAAGCTTATGGAACAGAATTGATTCTTTGGTTGTAAATCTTAAGAAGAACTATAATAATTTCTTGTTTACATCTAAAGAAAATTTGACCACCTCGCTTTAAACCTTCTCTCAATTCTTCTGATTGAGAAAGATATCAAAACTATTAGGTTCAAGTGACTTGAACCAATCACCAGCCTAATTGCGTCTAACACTTCATCATGATTTACTAGTTTGGCCAAATTCCTAATCTACACAGATCTGCACTCATGCAACTATGATGAATCCTCTATCGacatattttgaaaaagaaagtCCTTTGGATCAATCAACATCACCATTATAATCTTGAATGGAAGGAATGCATAGGGTTTCCctctaatataatttcatttataGATAACAATTATATTTACATAGTGATTCTTTATTATAATATGATTGCTATTGAACACTATTATTAACGCCAACCTCCTTAAATAGCTCATACTAACACGGTTCAAGTCATATGTttatgatttttctatttatctATTCAATAATAGCATAATTCATTGCTTGCTCTATCCATTCGCTAGGAAAATataagatttaaattatattttaaatttattcaatAGGTTAATCATCTACTTTTTAAAATTAGTGGGGTAAAATTTGAATGATAAAAAAAAGTGTTAAATGAAAGAAAGTACACTCATTCATCCATTAGCTTACACTCACTTTATGAGCATCAAAACTTGTGCTCAGCACCTCTCTTATTCACTAGCCCTCCAAGAACATCAACTAATAATACTTAGTTGTATAAACCTTTATCTCAAAACATTTACAAGAAAACATCAATGCAGGAGAATTGTAAATACTTACGGACTTACTTTCTCCAACATACCTCCTCCAATTAATAAACACGCAAAAATATAGGATTGTTAATACTTACGGACTTACTTAGACTCTATGATTTCTAGACtagaaaaaaaagaaattataGGAAAAAATTCCATCAAATATTAGGAAAAATATAAGACATATTGTAAATTATTCATATAATCAACTCCGACCTTACTATTAAGACGCAAGATTTAAGATATACTAATTAGGAAACAAGATTTAAGATATACTAATTAGGAAACAGAATGTGAAATAGAAGTCCGACCTTCAGTAAATAAAGAATTTGAATAAAAACATAGACAATCACAGatgatatttaattataaaagatTAAATGATAATTTTCAGGAAGATGAATATAAAATACTTGATAAAAACTAACTCTTAATGATACTCTAAGTTCAATGCGAAATTACAATTTTAACAAATTAAGGTGCATCCTAAATCTATCAAATAGACAACCTTCTCAGGCTTAGAAAGACATTTTGAATTGTAAGTAATGTCATTCGGATTTAAAGTGACATCTCAAATCTTTCAAAGAAAGATGaataatatttttagaaatttctcTTAATTTACTTCTATAAATGTTTTAGTCTTCTCTAAAATAAAAGATGAATATTTTGCTTATCTATTTACTATCTTCAACCTTTTTGAGAAACATGGACTTATATCTCTAGAAAGAAAATGAAACTAGCTACAAAACACATAAAATTTCTAGAAGTTGAAATAGGATAGAAAAAAATTACCCTTCAACCACACATCACAAGCAAATTACTAGCATTTTCAGATAAAATGGAAGACAAAAGCCTTAAAAGctttttcttgattttcttaaCTATGTCAGATATTacttaaaaaatattagaaaaatcaatAGATCTCTATATAATAAAACTTTAACTACTAAACAAAGATATTTTAATCAATAAGATATTTACCTAGTAAAATAAATCAAAGCAATGGTAAAAACCATTCCAGTTCTAACTCTTCCATTAGACATAGACTACATGGCAATTGAAGCTGATGGCTGTGGGTCAAGATGGGGAGGTGTCTTATTCAAAAAACCTcaaaatacaaaccaaaaacaACTGAAGCCTTTTGTAGATACATTTcgaaaaaatataaagaaaaaggtcACTTAGTTTCTCTAGATTATGAAGTCTTAGCAGTAATCTACTCTTTTGATGCctttatgttatttatttgcaGCAAATCAAAAATTACCATTAGAACTGATTGTGAAGTTGTTAATTACAACCAATAAACAAAAGGATTAAATAAAACTCTAAGTATAAAAACATGGTTAAAGTTTATAGATGCAATCATAAATAGAGGATTAAAAATCCACTAGAAACATATTACGATAATTAATAATTTCCTAGCAGACACTTTATCAAAGCTTTTACACTAACCAACTAACCTTTAATGAGTATTCAAGATTAATGGATAGATAGAGAAAGGTACGAAATTTTACCATGAAGAGGTTTGACAaccaaaaatttcaataattcaCAAAATACGAGGATCAATTCCATTTCTCCTTAAGAGAAAAATTTGACAATAtacaaaattatttatttgaCAATATCTGGAATATCCCAACAATACTAGGAAGTTTCAATTATAAGATTGTCATAATCAATATTTTATCCAATTACTTATTGACAACGATACAAAAATTAGAAGGTAAGAAGTACTCTTGTTATGTAGTTTTTTCTTGAACACAGACATGAGTCTATTATAATTGGGAATAAGTCAAAATAACTATCTAAGGATGTGAAAAACCATCCTATAAAAGTTTTTTACTCTCTAAATGTAGCATTTACTTCGGTTGGGAATGCACAAACACTAACTTCTTCATAAGCACTTTATTAAAAGCAGGTGGAAAAGTTCAGTTAGACAAAACATATGCTTAAACATTTATCACTGAGCCTGAAGA contains these protein-coding regions:
- the LOC122036002 gene encoding uncharacterized protein LOC122036002, with the translated sequence MLCSISRSTSTADANSNSTSDWLQRLHSSRGLSVPLHYHLDHFLSSDLNPDPPTNTNPNPNLPAILPPEALGLPPTDSPLPRKKHPLPSLGAGLDESQKIFDLVGGVLAELFVMEGPAATKTKKIARKQSHPRVCIPSVSASIDGCRDPPATSPPSSADNSVAEAKNNRTKMRRKRGTARGSTDLDLSACSRTDVTVIDTSHPGWKSEKVIFRNGIMWKVRDKKVWNLNRKKRRLGLVGRSGNEKEKEQPPSGPKIVPAELSVSLQGQACQGDI